The window AGCTACACAAAATCAACTCTTGAAATGCACTGCCGTcaaatagcccctttaaggacggtgcctactattgttattgcgcatacgttctgcgcatctccacaTACTCGGATCTCCTATCGCaaatgcttactaatacagggatatttttgcgctgtttaaaactatccggagaaagtagatcttagtaagtactcttggtatccaaaaagaaaagtgtgggtaaccatgcatttttgagagataattaagcttcaatttgagctttttgcaaatattattcatgaattatctttggaaaatgcgtggttaacccccaattttcttcttggatttcaataacacttgttaagatctacatttcctgcataatcacacaccggggcaaaaatatctttaattagtaggaaCCGTCCTTAACTAAAGAACCAGGACACTTCCgactaaaatcaaatcagatAAAAGTCTATTGGATACTATACAAGTAAGTGTCTTCTCTACCCGTATTTTCTATTGACCTCTGGGTACATTTACTTTTCCCATTCTCGAAGCCTCGTCTTCATGGTGGTCAACCGTTTCGGGTCACGTGATCTGTGCGTGAATGAAATCTTCCAACCAAGATAGCGGTAACTATACAAAGGCCTATAAGCGAAGATTTCAGTTCAGATATCTTTTGCGTGATTATCTACCGCTTTGATCAAACGTATTTCCCTTTGGCTTTCGTTGTTGTCACTCCAATAGTCGTTTAGCTTGTTATAAGCCTCTTTAAGTGCTAAAGTCTTTTTAAGACACCTTTCAACTTCAGCAATCCTATCCATCACGTCTTTCAATTTTCTCCTCGTGAGCGGTGCGTCCATGTCAATTGGCCTTTTGTGACCTGCGAAAAGAAACGAAGGTTAATCTTGAGACCACTGACAGCGGACACAAATGTTGTGAAGTATGCTGAGCAACATTCAACTTTGCCTCCTTTTCGATGCACTGTTtctttttatcttaaaataagAGCCTTAATGAAAAGAACAAgacttttaaatttgaaaaaagacatgtttcggcaactCCTGTGCCAACAATTGTTTCATGTAAATCTTAATCGCTCTTTGTAATCAGTTGTTGTATCACACCATTGTTATTTTAATTGTCCGCTATATATtgtacatcattgttattccatccacaaactgatgatggcacaggagttgccgaaacatgtcttttttcaaatttaaaagtcTTGTTCTCTTCATTAAGTTTGTTACAAATTGCTGCTTTTACGTCCTTTTGAAAATAAGAGCCATCCTCTAATCTCCACATTAGAACGGCAAAAGGAATAGGATACGTGTTTTCCGATCTACGACAAAAACTTCCCTGCCTTTTAAAGAAAGAGCTGAATCAAtgtcgaccccagagctcttctcttttgcgcataAGAGCTCTGGGAAACACTGatacaaagtgtcttctcattggttttcgtaaagaacaataacaagcgtctctgattggtgcattcatgttagcacgcgTAGAgaacaggcgccgtaaggttcacaTAGCCAAGTTGTTGGcgataagaaccctacggcgcatgttctcctaaatagagtttcccagagcccaGCGccatgcgcagacataagatccggggctctggtgacgagaatggtgcTGAACGATTTATGACCGGAATGGGCCATTtacgagttcatgtctgcctcctcctcaaagcgagtctaagtgcaaagtttttttgatggtaattagttctactttacatatgaatgaaagctaattttcataacaaaaacttcgcacttagactcgctttgaagaggaggcagacatgaactcggaaatggcctattgtaagtTTATTCGAGAAAATTCAATCTGGTACTCTTAATTTAGAATATAGAATATAGAAGCAGAAAACATACAATGCAAAGTGATTAGAATTTTTTTACATTCTATGTTTTGGCCAGTCGAGCTTCACAACGAGTATTCGCTCACTCAACcagccgccatattggttttGAAAATTTGCACAATTTCCCAGAGGATGTTATCTTGGTTTCAATACGGCCGCCATTGCTTGGGTTTTCGTTCAACAAAAGCGCTATGAAGATACACCCCTTAGTTTCGAATTCTAATTGGCTTAGTTGCCAGTGTACAGGCTTCGCAATGAGAGAAGACAAAAATAAGTCGGTAAGGGAGTACCTGGGGAAAGAAAAGGCCTCCCGTCAATCCCTCCCCCGGGCTCAATTGGCTCGCTTCACTCTTTATTTCCCAGTCCACGCGCAGTTCGCAGGTTACTATGATTTTCAgtttgtgctgtgattggccaaatACACATTTGCCTTATTGCCTTATTTGTAATATTGAACTGTATCTAACCTTTCTTGTCCAATTTGCAGCTTTGCATTCTTTGTCTCTTAATCAATTCCCATGCTAAACCTAAACCAAGCAGAGAAGCTAAGGTGGCCGACAATGCATACAGACTATTCCAAAAAAGAGGTTCCGTGCACTTAAACAAGTTTAATTGCTGGTTCCATGGGTTGCTTTGTCCAATGTCCTGAAAAAAGAAGTGGTTTAGTTAGCTCAAATCAGAGGTAACGGTTATTCAACGCGGCTACACAAGATTCACATTAGTTAGTGTAGGAGTAATACAGTCGACTCCTGATAACTCGGACCTTCACGGGAAATTGAAAAAGGTTTGTGTTATCGGAAGCTGGAGTTATATGGTGTTAGGAGTTAAGCAGTAAACCCTTTATGAAGATACAAGCACTGAAGTTAACTTTACCCTAAACCAACTAAACTTCGAACTGTTCTGATAAGTTTGTGTAATGCAAAAAATGACAAAGATTACAGAGCTGCTTCAAAATAACTTAATAGAATGTTTTGGACTGCAgtacactgtttttttttttaaatttgtcacGTACTCGGAGAGGTGGTCTGAGTTATCAAAGGTAAAAATATATAGAGAATGACCTGAAGGGAAACGAACATTGCTTCGTGTTAGCTGGAGATTCCGAGGTACTGGGTAAAATTGCGGTACTGAAATGTACGACGGAAACTCAGGGGAAATTTATTTTGGTTCGAGTTAGCGCGAGTTCGAGTTATTGGAAGCCAACTGTACGTGAAGTTCTTTGGCTTGGGAGACATTTTATGACACAATGTGACCTGTATGCAAAGTACCATGAGTCTCGATTTGTAGctatattggacatgtatggaaaatcaactgaaagcTCAAGAGAAAAATCCTGACAGCTATCAATCCAATCCTCGGTGTCTCGCCGTCTGATCATCGGTATTAATTGTTTTAAGTTGAAATAAACCGGGATTTATAACAGCGATAAGTGAGTGGATAAAAATTTCGCGCCACTTTCTTAGTCGAAAACGTTTTCCCGCCCTTGGTGCCGACTGCAGTAATTTGCCTTAACATCTGATTGGATCATTTTATCAGCAGTCgattggttaaaattaaaccatGCTACTCTACTCTTGGTGTAGTGAAGGTGTAGttattatacacttaatgtatggtcccgagggaaacagttagttttgttttcccgagagtcctgatatttcccgagacgaagtcgagggaaacatcaggactcgagggaaaacaaaactaactactagtttcctgagggaccagacattaagtgctttgttatatatttagacttttcctgcaacaatcgcagcaaaacatccggagcgggcaacaactgcgaaATTGTATcctggtcgggatacatttgaatttgatcagggccacgtgacaaagaatcagccaatcacaaatgctcgttttgttgagcgaaagtctGGGTATATAACAATGTCAAATGTAGTTTCTGATCCAGTGGTTCGATTCCTGTTAAGgtgaaataattttttggaCAGTCTTCCACTCTTTCAGAGTCGTTGTACTTACGTTTAATTCTGGGCGTACGTACTTGTACGCTATTGTGTAAATGTCCGTTTCGAAATACTCGCCGCTGCCTCGTTTAACACACGTTTCTAGAGGACTCTTCTTGAAAACGAATCCAATGGAAAAAGGTCGATCCAAGATTTTCACTCGTTCGAACCTAATTGAATCGCTATAGTTTCGCCAGTCGTTGTTAATCACATATTTAGCGGTAAACACATCAAGAAGCATTCCCTCTACTTTGTCCTCAGCAAACTCCGCGACTAGAGCGTCGAGATCTCGGTATTctagaaatagaaaaaaaaaaaaaaaaaaaacaggcgttgctgttagaaaaaaaaactacccCATTCACAGCAAAAACTAAACATGTCCATGTTAGCATTCATCCCACGCGAGAACCCAACTAACAAGTTTTACACATGTGAAAGCTTTACTCCCTCGCAAAACATGATGGCAGACGACAGCGCTCACAAAAGGTGACAACACGCTTACTTTGAATGATGGCACCCTCTTTCAATCCTTCGGAGCTTTCGTGACTTCCATTCAAGACACCAAACTGTAGTGAGAACAAAAATAGTTAACTGCCCAGGTCACCAAAGTCTATAAATGAGACATATGCAGTAAATACTTAGAGAATGTAACCTACTGTACCTTTTTATTCTCAACCATCCCATTGTCTGTCAAAGTTCCAAAGGTCAAAGATGTCGTCATGATTGCGGTTAGGTACGTCATGACAATGATGCTTAAAAACATCCATATCACACTGACAATCCGAGCCAACCAGTATCGAGGCACCTTATCTCCATACCTAAAAGATAAACAAAAGGCGAGAGAAATGACTTTACAAAACTGAGAGGAAGGGGCAGCAGGTTCGATTCCCGCCGAAAATATGGAACCCGCTTTTTGGGTATAGTTCCCTAGTCGGGGCCTTGGATCcccattagagcggttttcaatcgagtgtcgtaaagaaaataccaaagtaatttcttcgaccaatcacagcaaacagcgcaatgaaccaatccagattcgtagcaattccgtgtaacttgctcaaagcgcgggaaaaagcTCGCTTGcgagtcgcgattggttttccttctcattgtttgataaactggcgcgagattttcaAACCAATCActtaagcgtagcaattgcaatcacGTAATAGCTTTCGACAGTGATTTGGAAACTGCTTTCAATCTACGCCTGAAATTGTCTCTTTTGGGGTCAACGATTGTGGGTCAAGTGCAAATAAAATACCCGGAGCTATCGAGATCATCATTGCGCGAACATTGTTAATAGAGAGATTAACAAAGCGTTTTCGTGAAAAGACGAACGGGAACCGATAAGCTagtgcttgtcataaaagcaagaaaattctCTAATGCTAAGTCGTTTCTCTCTTTTGAGAGGTAAAGGTCAAGTCTGCTACCACCCTAGAaagcccatcaggccggcgcttatctccggtttctgtagcatgaagcgactaggaatatttctactcccccctggatgggatgctagtccaggTTTTAGGGTTAGGACGCTAGGACGCGAACCACTCGATCCgcagtcgagcgcactaaccatgatagatcacagtttttatttttcaacactcgaagagaattttcgtatctccgcgcggccatgtaatatcctctataaaTCGTTTATTTCACTCTTTCCAGTAAAATGCAACTGAATTGTCAAGTggtaaaattaacaattattacaatattataataatatacaagATGTAAAACTaactaaaaaatataaaagtaaTATTATAAAATCTTTCGCTCTTTTCGTTCTTATGTAAGGGCGGAAAGACTTTTTCATGACCACATCTAAGATTATATGCAACATTCATAACTTCATTACAAGTGTGCAATCTCCATGTGGAGGACTTTCAAGACTTTCAAGATCAGAAATGATCAAAGCTTCACAATAACTACGATCTGGCAAGACAATCTTAAGTACTGTTTTTTGTATAGATTCTAACTTAGCTGACAAATACTCTGGAATATCTTGCCACACTGGGACAGCGTATCCAAGTATAGATCTGATGGAGCACTTATAAACACCGATAATATTGCTGTCAGCAACACCAACTCTTTTAAGCACCCTTAAGGTATACAATCGTTCAGCGGCTTTGCTATATatatgataaaaatgtaataaaaaagggTGGTCATCGTGTTTGTTTCCATTGTACGGCACTGACGAAAATCACATGGTTCAGATGGgatagaaacttagcacttcatattacactctaatcagttaagtctgttcaaatataaatgctacacggccaacgtttgcaaaaaacgtaatccttccttgtactgaCGAAAATGCCTATTTAAGCTACTTTGACAACTGCCGTGTATCaccaatgttggacaaatttagctctatttttttaatgtaatcCCTGATAAAAAGCACAGCCTGATGTCATTCTATGGTTAATTCACGTACGTACCTGAAAAATGGTAATGGCTCCTTcagtacaattttatgaaattgccaaagaAACTGGCCGTAGATTTTTGCTGGTTTTTTATACTACCCCATGAAAACAACGTTCTCGGCAAAAAATacgaaataaaaaatggagGTCACCATACTCGTTCAGGATTAAATAGCGATTCCCTGACGGATTAAGGGGGTtactcttaactaccaaacggttgctatggaccccttcaaatagtcatttctcgaattcTTTTAAGTCTACAGTAATCCTTTTTGCCAAACGTGAATTCTATTTAACATTCCTTTGTATGGTTCGACTCACAACGGTTACCATATTTGGTAAGTcatgtgaccaaaacagaaaatgtctaaaaactcagcgagttgtctatgtttttcacaaatttttaacgcaacagtatgaaaacattctaaaacaaaatttgtagCAGGGATTTTTTGAAAAGTTATTTCTCAAAACAATTATGTTGTCATAATGCCCACCtctgatacacttttcaaaatatcaattccattttttgtccaaatagaatttccatgctacagtttacgaaaaatgatgggacggctctcatccggtgaaaaaaccacctcttcctttcgtttcctgggaGCTTTTATTCGCTTTTCACTGCATGCGCCTtaagattgaagtgatgtcagattttcattgaagaagttacttcatagaaccatccatgGAACCTCTTTGTTGagctctttgactaaaaagcttccttggCAGCGGTTGTCTTTCTATAGTTGCCACGGACCttaagcttggcgtcaatgtttttccgccattttatcaacgtgttgcgccaatgacgcaagaaattatgcgcaacAGGGTTGCGCAATGAAAAACCATGGAATGACTTAAttacttaaaaaaattaaggaaggTTCAAGCAACGGAGAATAAACATTTTACTAGCCATTTAAATGTGCAAACCATTGGATTAAAATAACCCTTTGCTTCGACAGCCACTGAGATTCTTGTTAGGGACGGACCAATGGAAATAATCGAagaggttgctgttattcatcgtggtgaagtacaataataataaagtattctcgtttgtttcacgatgtggtcgcttgtgatgtagatcgtgACGTTTCgtttattgatcgtgatcctcattggtaAACACGCCgggtcaaagaggcgattcacataagacttcaccctaacaacatcaacagggatagtggaacAGAAATCccggaagcatggatgcccacgatcaagaagCACAACAACACGAGAACTGTACGACAGCGGACCgccgaaggaacaacacaccgaaaTAGAGAGGATCGAAATTGTATCGCTAAATAACTATTATCGATAATTGTAAAGTGTAATTAAGCACATTAAGCGTTACGTCACTAAGACTAATTAACTAGTTCACTGCTAAATGGTGAAGACGTACGGACAGATCAATTGATTTCGAACCGTACCAATATATTGTCAACCATACAATAAAAGGGTTTGAATCACCGCATCGTACGCTCATTATTACATCATTACATTCGaaatcaattgtcaacaaaagcTGAAAGAGAAAGTAATGGCTGAAGTAGCAAAAGCCCTGCAGGAAAGAAAAGCAGCAAAGGCAAAGTTCACACGGAAGAAGAATGCCTTCTTTACTGCGGtcgcaaagaaagaaaatatgggCGACATCGAAGGTAATTTCAACGAGCTTACCAAAGCATGGCGCGACGTTGAAGGTAAGCATGATAATTACATCATATTACTGGAAGGCGATGAAGCtccagaaaaagaagaagcctgGATAAACGAACTTCAAAACACGTACAGTGATGCAAACTCAATCTACAATAGATGCGCGAGCGAGAAACTTCTAAAAGCGAAAGAAGATGAAATGAGCGCAAAATTCGAAGGATTGGCTAAGAAAAAAGCTTCTTTAGAAGCGATGTTCAAATCCTCATTTGAACAAGTCAAAGGGCTACTGACTCCCGACTCGACAGGGACAATTGCGACAGCCAGTTTGAAAAAATGCGAATGCGACTTAGCGACAATCTTCCACGACTGCAAATCACTTCATGACGACATAATCGAACTGCCACTGGAAGCGCGATATATCGAAACCGAAATCGAATGGATTCGAAAACTCCACGCGCAGTACAGCGATATAGCCAGTCAGGTCGAATCCTACTCTGACGAAAACCTTGCGAAACAGCGGATTAAATCCGAACAAATCAATTCCTTACAAATGGAAAAGGCTAAGTTGCCGACGTTTAGCGGAGACATCAGAAATTACCCGCGATTCAAATCAGACTTCATGAAATACGTTTTACCGACTACGAACCAAACGAGCGCTCCATACATCCTTCGTTCGTGTCTCACGGGTGAACCACTAGAAAGCATCAAGAGTGTCGACGATAATCTTGACGAAATGTGGGCGCGGCTCGACGAAAAATACGGCGACCCCACCAAGATAACCGACGTCGTTATCAATGCGATACAAAATTGTAAACCTATCAAAGAAGGAGAAAGCCGAAAACTCCTCGAATTTATCACGACGGTTGAAGACGGGTACAGAGACCTCAAGCGGTTAGGACTTCAATCAGAAATAACAACGACAAGCTCTGTCAGTATAATTGAACGCAAACTGCCTAACGACATCAAGAAAGAATGGTCGAAAATTGTGTGCTCCACAACCATAGATAAATCAAACAAATTCTCAAGTCTTCTAACGTTTTTgcttgaacaaagaaaaattatcgAACACGAAACGTCAGAACTTCGGGCAACCAACCAATCGACGGAAGAAGCAACCAACTACGTCTCGGCAACTGAAAAGGCAACCAATAGCGAAGGAAAACGATCAACTAGTCCTATCAAGTGTATAATacatgagaaaggaacacacggaacaAGCGAATGTAAAGTCTTTCTGGCCAAAACAGTCgaagaacgaaaacaaacacTAAAGGATAAAAAAGCGTGTTGGTCGTGCCTGCGAACGGGCCACCGTTACAAAGACTGCAAGAGAAAAACCACCTGCGGAAAAAACGGCTGCACATATAAACACCATCAAACGTTACACGAAGACAAGGCTCTAACCAAGGGTGTAACGCCAAGCGGAGTTTCCGGAACAATAAATGCGTGCCAACAGTTCGAAAAAAGCGCTTGTATATTCCAAGTCCAGAGAATCAGAACGAAGAAAAGCTGGATGAACGTCATGTGGGACAGCGCCGCATCCCTCTGCTTCATAACAAACGAAAAGGCAAAGGCAGAGAAACTACAAGGCAAAGAAGTAGAACTAACCATCACAAAGGTCGGAGGCGAAACCGAGAAACTACAAACCTACAAGTACAATCTACCGTTGATAGATCTGAAAGGAGATCAAGTTATCCTCGAAGTATACGGGATCGACAAAATAACAAACGATATTCAGGGTATCGAATCAACGTTCATCGCGAGTATGTTTAACAACGTACTTCAAAAGGACATAAATCGTCCAGAAGGAAAGGTCGATGTGTTAATTGGATATCAGTATGCAGCATACCACCCACAGAAGGAACAAAACAACGGTCATCTGCTTCTGCTGGAAAATCGTTTTGGTAAATGTGTCGGCGGTAGTCACCCAATGAtcaaagaaacaacacaacgaTTGAACGAAATTGTAAACGCAAAAATCCATCTGGTTGATACAATCTCCATTAATGATTTTTATCAAATTGAAAATCTTGGTATTGAATGCAAACCCAAATGCGGCGGATGTAAATGTGGCAAATGCGCCATTGGAAGCAAAAATTACTCTCTGCGAGAAGAAAGGGAACTTCATCTAATCGAAAACAACCTTAAATACGACAAAGAGAACAAGAGGTGGATTACACAATATCCATGGGTTAAGGATCCAAATGATCTTCCTGATAATAGACGTGTCGCCGTGGCTAAATTGATCTCCACTGAGAAGCGTCTtgcgaaaaataaaaagcaCGCTGAGACTTACGAATTGCAAATCCAAGACATGCTTGACCGAAATGTAGCCCGTAAACTTATACCAGAAGAATTAGCCACTTACAGAGGACCGATTCACTACATTTCTCATCATGAAGTGTTA of the Montipora foliosa isolate CH-2021 chromosome 14, ASM3666993v2, whole genome shotgun sequence genome contains:
- the LOC137984676 gene encoding uncharacterized protein, producing the protein MLGKQTIRRGLRGAYLVLLFFQDVNAQSLSTPSHESTGANTTPSSRAKVTSRKERSNLCNFSQLSVCWRPSPPYIMNDTKSGQMKGIFDEAINKIISVCCNQTKNSSWLKYEHKASNVSDLTECMYKDFDIVLPIVPSQVEANPYIMKRSLRLIQPPGIAVIKNGRKLEEEAKSNVLKELSQYWTVLVLVVLLSLIFGILVWLLDCRKNTEQFPEELWRGSLEGIWWAFVTMATVGYGDKVPRYWLARIVSVIWMFLSIIVMTYLTAIMTTSLTFGTLTDNGMVENKKFGVLNGSHESSEGLKEGAIIQKYRDLDALVAEFAEDKVEGMLLDVFTAKYVINNDWRNYSDSIRFERVKILDRPFSIGFVFKKSPLETCVKRGSGEYFETDIYTIAYKYVRPELNDIGQSNPWNQQLNLFKCTEPLFWNSLYALSATLASLLGLGLAWELIKRQRMQSCKLDKKGHKRPIDMDAPLTRRKLKDVMDRIAEVERCLKKTLALKEAYNKLNDYWSDNNESQREIRLIKAVDNHAKDI